One window of Akkermansia biwaensis genomic DNA carries:
- a CDS encoding Na+/H+ antiporter NhaC family protein, which translates to MHHAFHNDSGNPAPSLWALSPLLVFFLLYLAISVAVQDFYAVPVTVAFTAAAIWSIAITKGKSITERVDLFSAGVANRNILMMIWIFVLAGAFAQSARDMGAIDATVRLTLHLLPDNLLLASVFIASCFISLSVGTSVGTIVALAPVAVGLAEATNVNTGMMTAIVVGGAFFGDNLSFISDTTIASTRTQGCAMRDKFRANVKVVLPAALLALACYMLAGWNVQAPAAGADVQIEWLKVLPYLLVLATALAGVHVMAVLTLGLLATGAVGVGMGYFSCMDWFRSMGDGMTGMGELIIVTLLAGGVLAMIRFNGGIAYIIEKITRHIRGRRGAEFSIAALVSLANLCTANNTIAIITAGPIAKDISDRFNIPPRRSASILDTFSCLVQGVIPYGAQMLMAAGIAQVSPLLIMKYLYYPLILGACSVTAIILGGRADRKHAAGPENPA; encoded by the coding sequence ATGCACCACGCCTTTCACAACGATTCCGGAAACCCGGCCCCCAGCCTGTGGGCGCTGAGCCCCCTGCTGGTGTTCTTCCTGCTCTACCTGGCCATCTCCGTGGCGGTGCAGGACTTTTACGCCGTGCCGGTCACCGTGGCGTTTACGGCGGCGGCCATCTGGTCCATAGCCATCACGAAAGGGAAAAGCATCACGGAACGGGTGGACCTGTTCTCCGCCGGAGTGGCCAACCGGAACATCCTGATGATGATCTGGATCTTCGTGCTCGCGGGGGCCTTCGCCCAGTCCGCGCGGGACATGGGGGCCATAGACGCCACGGTCCGACTCACCCTGCACCTCCTGCCGGACAACCTTCTCCTGGCCAGCGTCTTCATCGCCTCCTGCTTCATTTCACTCTCCGTGGGAACGTCCGTGGGAACCATCGTGGCCCTGGCCCCGGTAGCCGTGGGACTGGCGGAAGCCACAAACGTCAACACGGGCATGATGACGGCCATCGTGGTGGGGGGCGCCTTCTTCGGCGACAACCTCTCCTTCATTTCAGACACTACCATCGCCTCCACCCGCACGCAGGGCTGCGCCATGCGGGACAAATTCCGGGCCAACGTCAAGGTGGTCCTGCCCGCCGCGCTGCTCGCCCTGGCCTGCTACATGCTGGCGGGCTGGAATGTCCAGGCGCCGGCGGCAGGCGCGGACGTGCAGATAGAATGGCTCAAGGTGCTCCCCTACCTGCTGGTGCTGGCCACGGCTCTGGCGGGTGTCCACGTGATGGCCGTACTGACCCTGGGGCTGCTGGCCACGGGAGCGGTCGGCGTAGGCATGGGCTACTTCTCCTGCATGGACTGGTTCCGCTCCATGGGCGACGGCATGACCGGAATGGGGGAACTCATCATCGTCACGCTGCTGGCGGGCGGCGTGCTTGCCATGATACGCTTCAACGGCGGCATCGCCTACATCATTGAAAAAATCACGCGCCATATCCGGGGAAGGCGCGGAGCGGAATTCAGCATTGCCGCGCTGGTCTCCCTCGCCAACCTCTGCACGGCGAACAACACCATCGCCATCATCACGGCGGGCCCCATCGCCAAGGACATCAGCGACCGCTTCAACATCCCGCCCAGGCGCAGCGCCAGCATTCTGGACACCTTCTCCTGCCTGGTCCAGGGAGTCATTCCCTACGGTGCCCAGATGCTCATGGCCGCGGGCATTGCGCAGGTCTCCCCCCTGCTGATCATGAAATACTTGTACTACCCCCTGATTCTGGGGGCCTGCTCCGTGACGGCCATCATTCTCGGCGGGAGGGCGGACCGGAAACATGCCGCCGGCCCGGAAAATCCGGCCTAG
- a CDS encoding GDP-L-fucose synthase family protein, whose protein sequence is MDKNSRIFVAGHRGLVGSAIWKALESRGYTHLIGRTHRELDLEDPAAVREFFDREKPEYVFLAAAFVGGIVANSRYRADFIFRNLQIQQNVIGESFRHGVSKLLFLGSTCIYPREAPQPMKEDALLTSPLEYTNEPYAIAKIAGLKMCESFNLQYGANYIAVMPTNLYGPNDNFDLEKSHVLPAMVRKIHLAKCLEEGAWDAVRRDLDMLPVEQVDGNASEEAILAVLGKYGVTPGAVELWGTGTPLREFLWSEDMADACVFVMENVDFPQLRGEGPEIRNCHINIGTGKEISIRGLAELIAGTAGYRGKITFNTSKPDGTMRKLTDVSKLHSLGWKHRVELEQGIASIYRWYLDRRSS, encoded by the coding sequence ATGGACAAAAATAGCAGGATATTCGTGGCCGGGCACCGCGGGCTGGTGGGGTCCGCCATCTGGAAAGCGCTGGAAAGCCGGGGCTACACGCATCTCATCGGCCGCACCCACCGGGAACTGGACCTGGAAGACCCGGCGGCCGTCCGGGAATTCTTTGACCGGGAAAAGCCGGAATACGTCTTTCTGGCGGCGGCGTTCGTAGGCGGCATCGTCGCCAACTCCCGCTACCGGGCGGACTTCATCTTCCGGAATCTGCAAATCCAGCAGAACGTCATCGGGGAAAGCTTCCGCCACGGCGTTTCCAAGCTCCTCTTTCTGGGGAGCACCTGCATTTATCCTCGGGAGGCTCCCCAGCCCATGAAGGAGGACGCCCTGCTCACCTCCCCGCTGGAATACACCAACGAACCGTACGCCATCGCGAAAATCGCCGGGCTGAAAATGTGCGAAAGCTTCAACCTCCAGTACGGCGCCAACTACATTGCCGTGATGCCCACCAACCTGTACGGTCCCAACGACAACTTTGACCTGGAAAAAAGCCACGTGCTGCCGGCCATGGTCCGCAAAATCCATCTGGCGAAATGCCTGGAGGAAGGGGCCTGGGACGCCGTGCGCCGGGACCTGGACATGCTCCCTGTGGAACAGGTGGACGGAAACGCCTCTGAAGAAGCCATTCTGGCCGTACTGGGAAAATACGGCGTCACGCCGGGAGCCGTGGAACTGTGGGGGACGGGAACGCCCCTGCGCGAATTCCTGTGGAGCGAGGACATGGCGGACGCCTGCGTCTTCGTGATGGAAAACGTGGACTTCCCCCAACTGCGCGGTGAAGGTCCGGAAATCCGCAACTGCCACATCAACATAGGTACAGGGAAGGAAATCTCCATCCGCGGACTGGCGGAACTCATTGCCGGAACGGCAGGCTACCGGGGCAAAATCACTTTCAATACATCCAAACCGGATGGCACCATGCGCAAACTGACGGACGTTTCCAAACTCCATTCCCTGGGCTGGAAACACCGCGTGGAACTGGAACAGGGCATTGCCTCCATATACCGGTGGTACCTGGACCGCCGGAGTTCCTGA
- the gmd gene encoding GDP-mannose 4,6-dehydratase: MSKIALISGITGQDGSFLAEFLIEKGYEVHGILRRSSSFNTGRIEHLYLDEWVRDMKKSRLVNLHYGDMTDSSSLIRIIQTVQPDEIYNLAAQSHVKVSFDVPEYTAETDAVGTLRMLEAVRILGMEKKCRIYQASTSELFGLVQEVPQKETTPFYPRSPYGVAKQYGFWITKNYRESYGMFAVNGILFNHESERRGENFVTRKITLAAARIAQGMQDKLYLGNLNALRDWGYARDYVECMWLILQHDVPEDFVIATGEMHTVREFCTLAFREAGIELEWEGKGAEERGRDKKTGNILVEVDPKYFRPAEVEQLLGDPTKARTLLGWNPTSTPFEELVRIMVRHDMEYVKHVDFR, encoded by the coding sequence ATGAGTAAAATTGCATTGATCTCCGGCATCACGGGGCAGGACGGCTCCTTTCTGGCTGAATTCCTGATTGAAAAGGGCTATGAGGTGCACGGCATCCTGCGCCGCTCCTCTTCCTTCAACACGGGCCGCATTGAACACCTGTACCTGGACGAATGGGTAAGGGACATGAAAAAAAGCCGCCTGGTCAACCTGCACTACGGAGACATGACGGACTCAAGCTCCCTGATCCGCATCATCCAGACCGTCCAGCCGGACGAAATCTACAACCTGGCCGCGCAAAGCCACGTGAAAGTCAGCTTTGACGTGCCGGAATACACGGCGGAAACGGACGCCGTAGGTACCCTGCGGATGCTGGAAGCGGTGCGCATCCTGGGCATGGAAAAGAAATGCCGGATCTACCAGGCGTCCACGTCCGAACTCTTCGGGCTGGTGCAGGAAGTCCCGCAGAAGGAAACCACCCCGTTCTATCCGCGCTCCCCGTATGGCGTCGCCAAGCAATACGGCTTCTGGATCACGAAAAACTACCGGGAATCCTACGGCATGTTCGCCGTCAACGGCATCCTGTTCAACCATGAAAGCGAACGCCGCGGGGAAAACTTCGTCACGCGGAAAATCACTCTGGCGGCCGCCCGCATTGCCCAGGGGATGCAGGACAAGCTCTACCTGGGCAACCTGAACGCCCTGCGCGACTGGGGCTACGCCAGGGACTATGTGGAATGCATGTGGCTGATTCTCCAGCATGACGTTCCGGAAGACTTCGTCATCGCCACGGGGGAAATGCACACCGTGCGGGAATTCTGCACGCTGGCCTTCCGGGAGGCGGGAATCGAACTGGAATGGGAGGGGAAAGGCGCGGAAGAACGCGGCCGGGACAAAAAAACGGGCAACATCCTGGTGGAAGTGGACCCCAAATATTTCCGGCCCGCGGAAGTGGAACAGCTCCTGGGCGATCCCACCAAGGCCAGAACCCTGCTCGGCTGGAACCCCACCTCCACGCCGTTTGAGGAACTGGTGCGCATCATGGTCCGCCATGATATGGAATACGTCAAACACGTCGATTTCCGCTAA
- the carA gene encoding glutamine-hydrolyzing carbamoyl-phosphate synthase small subunit has translation MRAILALEDGSVFIGSHFGTTGTEVGEACFNTSMTGYQEVLTDPSYSGQIVTMTYPLIGNYGINPEDNESAGAQVSGFVVAELAKLHSNWRATEALGPWLERQGVIGIEGVDTRKIAKHLRSAGAMRACLTTELAPEEAVEAARKAPSMEGCNIVDKIGSHPMTPEEVDALVTDTELPPVEHDIVAFDFGIKYNILRQLRENGFRVTVVPAHTTAEEVLAMKPDGVFLSNGPGDPATLTDIHREVAALIGKIPMFGICLGHQIISHALGAKTFKLKFGHRGANHPVKDLKTGKISITSQNHGFAVDPATVPDDVEITLLNLNDNTVEGIAHKTLPVFSVQYHPEAAPGPRDPQYLFRDFKQMIASRGL, from the coding sequence ATGAGAGCCATTCTCGCACTGGAAGACGGGAGCGTCTTCATCGGTTCGCACTTCGGAACCACGGGCACGGAAGTAGGGGAAGCCTGCTTCAACACCTCCATGACCGGCTACCAGGAAGTCCTGACGGACCCGTCCTACAGCGGGCAGATCGTCACCATGACCTACCCGCTCATCGGCAACTACGGCATCAACCCGGAAGACAACGAATCCGCCGGGGCGCAGGTCAGCGGCTTTGTGGTGGCGGAACTGGCGAAGCTCCATTCCAACTGGCGCGCCACGGAAGCGCTGGGCCCGTGGCTGGAAAGGCAGGGGGTCATCGGCATTGAAGGGGTGGACACCCGCAAAATAGCTAAGCACCTGCGCTCCGCCGGAGCCATGCGCGCCTGCCTCACCACGGAACTGGCCCCGGAGGAAGCCGTGGAAGCCGCCAGAAAGGCCCCTTCCATGGAAGGCTGCAACATCGTGGACAAAATCGGTTCCCACCCCATGACGCCGGAGGAAGTGGACGCGCTGGTGACGGATACGGAACTGCCCCCCGTGGAACACGACATCGTGGCCTTCGACTTCGGCATCAAGTACAACATCCTGCGCCAATTGAGGGAAAACGGCTTCCGCGTAACCGTGGTGCCCGCGCACACGACGGCGGAGGAGGTGCTTGCCATGAAGCCGGACGGCGTCTTTCTCTCCAACGGTCCGGGGGACCCCGCCACGCTGACGGACATCCACCGGGAAGTGGCCGCCCTGATCGGGAAAATCCCCATGTTCGGCATCTGCCTGGGGCACCAGATCATCTCCCACGCGCTGGGGGCGAAAACCTTCAAGCTCAAATTCGGCCACCGCGGCGCCAACCACCCGGTCAAGGACCTTAAAACGGGCAAAATCAGCATCACCTCCCAGAACCACGGATTCGCCGTGGACCCGGCCACCGTGCCGGACGACGTGGAAATCACCCTGCTGAACCTCAACGACAACACGGTGGAGGGCATCGCCCACAAGACGCTGCCCGTCTTCAGCGTGCAGTACCATCCGGAGGCCGCCCCCGGCCCCAGGGATCCCCAGTACCTGTTCCGGGACTTCAAACAGATGATTGCCTCACGCGGGCTGTAG
- the carB gene encoding carbamoyl-phosphate synthase large subunit yields MPKDTSIKKILVIGSGPIVIGQGCEFDYSGTQACKALREEGYEVVLVNSNPATIMTDPETAPRTYIEPITPEFVEKIIIREKPDALLPTLGGQTALNCAMELHRSGVLERENVRMIGANADAIDRGEDRNLFKEAMIRIGLDVPRSGIAHTMEEARQVARDIGTFPLIIRPAFTLGGMGGGVAYNKTEFEEICARGLDLSPVSEILIEESLIGWKEFEMEVMRDRADNCVVICSIENIDPMGVHTGDSITVAPIQTLTDREYQVMRDASFAVIREIGVETGGSNIQFAINPANGRMIVIEMNPRVSRSSALASKATGFPIAKLAAKLAVGYTLDELSNDITRETPACFEPTIDYVVTKVPRFTFEKFKQADEHLTTSMKSVGEAMAIGRTFKESLQKALRSLETGRWGWGFDAKAPQNPSAEEITRKLAVPTAERIFWIQTAFSSGFSLEEVHQLTQIDPWFLAQMRDLAEAGGRLASLDLREAKKLGFSDRQIALARGTTEEAVRQERREQGIIPGYRLVDTCAAEFEAYTPYFYSTYGDENEARDTGRKKILILGGGPNRIGQGIEFDYCCVHASMALREMGYETIIVNSNPETVSTDYDSSDKLFFEPLTLEDVLHICGQEKPDGVIVQFGGQTPLNLANALEAHGVPIIGTSPKAIDLAEDREHFSALLRELGLKQAEAGTATNVEDAAAIAGRIGYPVLLRPSFVLGGRGMIIVYEEKELRQYMSEAVEASEERPVLIDRFLENAVEIDVDVIADRERAVIGAIMQHVEPAGIHSGDSASMIPAMGISMKMHKEITRASKELARRLNVCGLMNIQFAVKDEQLYVIEVNPRASRTVPFVSKAIGKPLAKMAAQIMAGKTLAELGFTQEITPEYHCVKEAVFPWGRFPGIDVVLGPEMKSTGEVMGIDPDPDIAFAKSQVSAFNPLPTEGKVFISVNDRDKERVLHMARQLADMGFTLCATRGTMIHLLQHDIECERAYKVNEARRPNIVDHIKNGDIDFIINTPGSHDARADDIIIRSSAIAAKTSYCTNLASAQACVNAIEALKNRNLQVCTIQEYHAQTL; encoded by the coding sequence ATGCCTAAAGACACCTCCATCAAAAAGATTCTCGTGATCGGGTCCGGCCCGATCGTCATCGGCCAGGGTTGCGAATTCGACTACTCCGGCACCCAGGCCTGCAAGGCCCTCCGGGAAGAAGGTTATGAAGTGGTGCTGGTCAACTCCAACCCCGCCACCATCATGACGGACCCGGAGACCGCCCCGCGCACCTATATTGAACCGATTACCCCGGAATTCGTGGAGAAAATCATCATCCGGGAAAAACCGGACGCCCTACTCCCCACCCTGGGCGGCCAGACCGCCCTGAACTGCGCCATGGAACTGCACCGCAGCGGCGTGCTGGAACGGGAAAACGTGCGCATGATCGGCGCCAACGCGGACGCCATTGACCGCGGGGAGGACCGCAACCTGTTCAAGGAGGCCATGATCCGCATCGGCCTGGACGTGCCTCGCTCCGGCATCGCCCACACGATGGAGGAGGCCCGCCAGGTGGCGCGGGACATAGGAACCTTCCCCCTCATCATCCGGCCCGCCTTCACGCTGGGCGGCATGGGCGGCGGCGTGGCGTACAACAAGACGGAATTTGAAGAAATCTGCGCCCGCGGGCTGGACCTCTCCCCCGTCTCGGAAATCCTGATTGAAGAATCCCTCATCGGCTGGAAGGAATTTGAAATGGAAGTCATGCGGGACCGCGCGGACAACTGCGTGGTGATCTGCTCCATTGAAAACATAGACCCCATGGGCGTGCACACCGGGGATTCCATCACCGTGGCCCCCATCCAGACCCTGACGGACCGGGAATACCAGGTCATGCGGGACGCCTCCTTCGCCGTCATCCGGGAAATCGGCGTGGAAACGGGCGGCTCCAACATCCAGTTCGCCATCAATCCGGCCAACGGCCGCATGATCGTCATTGAAATGAACCCGCGCGTCTCCCGCTCCTCCGCGCTGGCCTCCAAGGCCACCGGGTTCCCCATCGCCAAGCTGGCCGCCAAACTGGCCGTGGGCTACACGCTGGACGAACTCAGCAACGACATCACGCGGGAAACGCCCGCCTGCTTTGAGCCCACCATCGACTACGTAGTGACCAAGGTTCCCCGCTTCACCTTTGAAAAATTCAAGCAGGCGGACGAACACCTGACTACCTCCATGAAATCCGTGGGCGAGGCCATGGCCATCGGCCGCACCTTCAAGGAATCCCTGCAAAAGGCCCTGCGCTCGCTGGAAACGGGCCGCTGGGGCTGGGGATTCGACGCCAAGGCGCCGCAAAACCCCTCCGCAGAGGAAATCACGCGGAAGCTGGCCGTCCCCACGGCGGAACGCATCTTCTGGATCCAGACGGCGTTCAGCAGCGGCTTCTCCCTGGAAGAAGTGCACCAGCTCACCCAGATCGACCCCTGGTTCCTGGCCCAGATGCGGGACCTGGCGGAAGCCGGCGGCCGCCTGGCCTCCCTGGACCTGCGGGAAGCCAAGAAGCTGGGCTTTTCAGACCGCCAGATCGCGCTGGCGCGCGGTACTACGGAAGAAGCCGTGCGGCAGGAACGCCGCGAACAGGGCATCATTCCCGGCTACCGCCTGGTGGACACCTGCGCCGCGGAATTCGAGGCTTACACCCCCTACTTCTACTCCACCTACGGGGACGAAAACGAAGCCCGCGACACGGGACGGAAAAAAATCCTCATCCTGGGCGGCGGACCGAACCGCATCGGCCAGGGCATCGAATTCGACTACTGCTGCGTGCACGCCTCCATGGCCCTGCGGGAAATGGGGTATGAAACCATCATCGTCAACTCCAATCCGGAAACCGTCTCCACGGACTACGATTCCTCGGACAAGCTCTTCTTCGAACCCCTGACGCTGGAAGACGTGCTCCACATCTGCGGGCAGGAAAAGCCGGACGGCGTCATCGTCCAGTTCGGCGGCCAGACGCCGCTGAACCTGGCCAACGCCCTGGAAGCCCATGGCGTGCCCATCATCGGCACCAGCCCGAAGGCCATTGACCTGGCGGAAGACCGAGAACACTTCTCCGCCCTGCTCAGGGAACTGGGGCTGAAACAGGCGGAAGCGGGAACGGCCACCAACGTGGAAGACGCCGCCGCCATCGCCGGACGCATCGGCTATCCGGTGCTGCTACGCCCCTCCTTCGTGCTGGGCGGCCGCGGCATGATCATCGTGTATGAGGAAAAGGAACTGCGCCAGTACATGAGCGAAGCCGTGGAAGCCTCCGAGGAACGCCCCGTACTGATCGACCGCTTCCTGGAAAACGCCGTGGAAATAGACGTGGACGTCATCGCGGACCGGGAGCGTGCCGTCATCGGCGCCATCATGCAGCACGTGGAACCCGCGGGCATCCACTCCGGGGACTCCGCCAGCATGATCCCGGCCATGGGCATCTCCATGAAAATGCACAAGGAAATCACGCGCGCCTCCAAGGAACTGGCCCGGCGCCTGAACGTCTGCGGCCTGATGAACATCCAGTTCGCCGTGAAGGACGAACAGCTCTACGTCATTGAAGTGAATCCGCGGGCTTCCCGCACCGTGCCCTTCGTCTCCAAGGCCATCGGCAAGCCCCTCGCCAAGATGGCCGCCCAGATCATGGCCGGCAAAACGCTGGCGGAACTGGGCTTCACCCAGGAAATCACGCCGGAATACCACTGCGTGAAGGAAGCCGTCTTCCCGTGGGGCCGCTTCCCGGGCATCGACGTGGTGCTGGGGCCGGAAATGAAATCCACCGGGGAAGTCATGGGCATTGACCCGGACCCGGACATCGCCTTCGCCAAATCACAGGTCAGCGCCTTCAACCCCCTGCCCACGGAAGGAAAGGTCTTCATCTCCGTAAATGACCGGGACAAGGAGCGGGTGCTCCACATGGCCCGCCAGCTGGCGGACATGGGCTTCACCCTGTGCGCCACGCGCGGCACGATGATCCACCTGCTCCAGCACGACATCGAATGCGAACGCGCCTACAAGGTGAACGAGGCGCGCCGCCCGAACATCGTGGACCACATCAAGAACGGAGACATCGACTTCATCATCAACACGCCCGGCTCCCATGACGCGCGGGCGGACGACATCATCATCCGTTCCTCCGCCATCGCCGCCAAGACCTCCTACTGCACGAACCTGGCCTCCGCCCAGGCCTGCGTGAACGCCATTGAGGCGCTGAAGAACAGGAACCTCCAGGTGTGCACCATCCAGGAATACCACGCCCAGACCCTTTAA
- a CDS encoding glutamine synthetase III yields MSDSTRTQAISAIASVPAGTPGESAPVNIDYYGADVFSTEVMKKYLPKDTAKTLLSTIQDGLPLDADIAADVAHAMKQWAIERGATHYTHWFQPMTGSTAEKHDSFLDPKGMEPVMSFSGKNLIVSEPDASSFPSGGLRCTFEARGYTAWDPTSPAFIKRHGNGATLCIPTAYCSYTGDALDKKTPLLRSRQALGNATKRLMKCFNLPDAHVTITLGPEQEYFLIDKNFYLNRPDLVQTGRTLFGAPPAKHQQLEDHYFGSIKPRILNFMSDVEKELWRLGIPAKTRHNEVAPAQFELAPLFEDVNLAVDHNMLVMEILRQQANRHGLVCLLHEKPFAGVNGSGKHNNWSISYGEKNLLDPGNDPQQNAIFLTVLTAIIEAVDKHSDLLRNSVASAGNDHRLGANEAPPAIISIFLGDQLNEVIENIINGSSGCGRRDDTLKIGVDTLPILPRDATDRNRTSPFAFTGNKFEFRAPGSAQSCAGPMMTLNTIVAEAFDSLAEELSSFAPETFLSQLQETLKRRISEHKRIIFNGDNYSEEWVKEAEHRGLPNLKNTMTALHTLVNEKNLDLFEKYGVFSRRELESRFEIFLEEYHRRIRIEGRLSWEMAATIILPALRNEYKQTVSALSRALDAKQTIGTASLRKLADKLGDALDSIVTDLDTLETALTSCHEDILEAMSRLRTSVDAAETLVNDRSWPLPKYREMLFIY; encoded by the coding sequence ATGAGTGACTCGACAAGAACACAAGCCATCAGCGCCATCGCCTCCGTGCCCGCCGGCACCCCGGGCGAGAGCGCGCCTGTCAACATTGATTATTACGGCGCCGACGTCTTCAGCACGGAAGTGATGAAAAAATATCTTCCCAAGGACACGGCAAAAACCCTCCTGTCCACCATCCAGGACGGCCTGCCGCTGGACGCGGACATTGCCGCGGACGTGGCGCACGCCATGAAGCAATGGGCCATCGAACGGGGAGCCACTCACTATACCCACTGGTTCCAGCCCATGACGGGCTCCACGGCGGAAAAGCACGACTCCTTCCTGGACCCCAAAGGCATGGAACCGGTCATGAGCTTCTCCGGCAAGAACCTGATCGTGAGCGAACCGGACGCCTCCAGCTTCCCCTCCGGCGGCCTGCGCTGCACGTTTGAGGCGCGCGGCTACACCGCGTGGGACCCCACCAGCCCCGCCTTCATCAAGAGGCACGGAAACGGCGCCACCCTGTGCATCCCCACCGCCTACTGTTCCTACACGGGAGACGCACTGGACAAAAAGACTCCCTTGCTCCGGTCCCGGCAAGCTCTGGGCAACGCCACCAAAAGGCTCATGAAGTGCTTCAACCTGCCGGACGCCCATGTCACCATCACGCTGGGCCCGGAGCAGGAATACTTCCTCATTGACAAAAACTTCTACCTGAACCGGCCGGACCTCGTCCAAACGGGCCGCACCCTCTTCGGCGCGCCGCCCGCCAAGCACCAGCAATTGGAGGACCACTACTTCGGCTCCATCAAGCCCCGCATCCTCAATTTCATGAGCGACGTGGAAAAGGAACTCTGGAGGCTGGGCATTCCGGCCAAGACGCGCCACAACGAGGTGGCCCCGGCACAGTTCGAGCTGGCCCCCCTCTTTGAAGACGTGAACCTGGCCGTGGACCACAACATGCTGGTGATGGAAATCCTGCGCCAGCAGGCTAACCGCCACGGGCTGGTGTGCCTGCTTCATGAAAAGCCCTTCGCGGGCGTCAACGGCTCCGGCAAGCACAACAACTGGTCCATCTCCTACGGGGAAAAGAACCTGCTGGACCCCGGCAACGACCCGCAGCAGAACGCCATCTTCCTGACCGTGCTGACTGCCATCATTGAAGCCGTGGACAAACACAGCGACCTGCTCCGCAACTCCGTGGCCAGCGCGGGCAACGACCACCGCCTGGGCGCGAACGAGGCGCCGCCCGCCATCATCTCCATCTTCCTGGGCGACCAGCTCAACGAGGTGATCGAAAACATCATCAACGGCTCCTCCGGCTGCGGCAGGCGCGACGACACGCTCAAGATCGGCGTGGACACGCTGCCCATCCTTCCCCGCGACGCCACGGACCGCAACCGCACCAGCCCGTTCGCCTTCACCGGCAACAAATTCGAATTCCGCGCCCCCGGCTCGGCCCAGTCCTGCGCCGGACCGATGATGACGCTGAACACCATCGTGGCGGAAGCCTTCGACTCCCTGGCGGAGGAGCTCTCCTCCTTCGCGCCGGAAACCTTCCTGTCCCAGCTCCAGGAAACGCTCAAGCGGAGAATCTCCGAACACAAGAGAATCATCTTCAACGGAGACAACTATTCCGAGGAATGGGTGAAGGAGGCGGAACACCGCGGCCTGCCCAACCTGAAGAACACGATGACGGCGCTCCACACCCTGGTGAATGAAAAAAACCTGGACCTGTTTGAGAAATACGGCGTGTTCTCCCGGCGGGAACTGGAATCCCGGTTTGAAATTTTCCTGGAAGAATACCACAGGCGCATCCGCATTGAAGGGCGCCTTTCCTGGGAAATGGCGGCCACCATCATCCTCCCCGCCCTGCGCAATGAATACAAGCAAACCGTTTCCGCGCTCTCCAGGGCGCTGGACGCCAAGCAGACCATCGGTACCGCCTCCCTCCGGAAACTGGCGGACAAGCTCGGCGACGCCCTGGATTCCATCGTGACCGACCTGGACACGCTGGAAACGGCGCTCACAAGCTGCCATGAGGACATCCTGGAAGCGATGTCCCGATTGAGAACCAGCGTCGATGCCGCAGAAACCCTGGTGAACGACCGGTCCTGGCCTCTCCCCAAGTACCGGGAAATGCTGTTCATCTATTAG